From the Bdellovibrio reynosensis genome, one window contains:
- a CDS encoding lipoprotein N-acyltransferase Lnb domain-containing protein, which produces MPYKFSFLVMTLVFTMSTHAQTLSAGPKSASASFTQFIKDVDSRIPTSVKAAIKTYKVEYVERELPADICNTHVNLDGLVRTDFLGLRKRIYLKVYPEQKLSCPHTTASELAKKALLFQVASLYDQSPGHWQNKADQAALAQCESEHQQDRKAPLSPRCQYYLENRFRVSGSANYRNLSDYKGQRLHSKNKLDLRLLNEHETDSASEHFAIHFSEFLLNPDFECRKPAFHSYFVALTGRRPFPAGSCQGVSHIFTSTGAWKIDIAPEKVYQVHFLYASKGEEMMSRWGHSMLRLVVCAPFRTVVGPECLTDVAFHLVLSYRANIDDVIINYWDGLTGKYPSQLMAFSMPEVIDEYTRGQWRDLISLPLRISEAQKNLLVQSALEHYWSYAGDYKFLTNNCASETDQLVRAALTKNHSYQDSFAASPKGMYKNLIRYGVVDSQLVIDPKEAQRKGYFFPSQKESLDRAFSKMNDHFSNYASLAEFAEYSSALERRSVYAELESFEEIGRAYLIEKYVALVQQRKQQKLISTSLQNNQDHSLSEVIDKLVEASQDRLPWRLAHGGYGVPLQTEVLTDEAVGLKVQEGRKWGGQYQDLLLKKFPEVDEELKGIKQNLELLTNRRRL; this is translated from the coding sequence ATGCCTTACAAATTCTCGTTCCTAGTGATGACCCTAGTATTTACAATGAGCACCCATGCACAGACGTTGTCGGCAGGTCCAAAATCAGCTTCGGCGTCCTTTACTCAATTCATCAAAGACGTGGATTCAAGAATTCCAACCTCAGTTAAAGCAGCCATTAAAACCTACAAAGTGGAGTATGTTGAAAGGGAATTACCTGCTGATATCTGTAATACTCATGTGAATTTAGACGGCCTGGTAAGGACTGACTTCTTAGGGTTAAGAAAACGCATTTACTTGAAAGTTTACCCCGAACAAAAGCTTTCATGCCCACATACGACGGCTTCAGAGCTAGCAAAGAAAGCATTGCTCTTCCAAGTAGCAAGTCTTTATGATCAATCGCCAGGACATTGGCAAAACAAAGCCGATCAAGCGGCCTTAGCGCAATGTGAAAGCGAACATCAACAAGATCGAAAAGCACCGCTTTCACCGCGCTGCCAATATTATCTAGAAAACCGCTTTCGAGTTTCAGGCTCTGCCAATTATCGCAATCTTTCTGATTACAAAGGACAAAGGCTACACAGTAAAAATAAATTAGATCTGCGTTTGCTTAACGAGCACGAAACGGATTCAGCAAGTGAACACTTTGCCATCCATTTTTCAGAATTTTTATTAAACCCAGATTTTGAATGCCGTAAACCAGCATTTCATTCTTACTTCGTGGCTTTGACGGGACGTCGGCCGTTCCCAGCAGGAAGCTGCCAAGGGGTTTCCCACATTTTCACTAGCACCGGTGCTTGGAAGATCGATATCGCGCCAGAAAAGGTTTACCAAGTCCACTTCCTTTATGCATCAAAGGGTGAAGAAATGATGAGCCGCTGGGGCCACTCGATGTTGCGACTGGTGGTGTGTGCTCCATTCCGCACCGTTGTCGGCCCTGAGTGTTTAACCGACGTCGCATTTCATTTAGTTTTAAGTTATCGCGCCAACATCGATGATGTGATCATCAATTACTGGGATGGCCTCACCGGAAAATACCCTTCGCAGCTGATGGCTTTTTCAATGCCTGAAGTGATTGATGAATATACCCGCGGGCAGTGGCGTGATCTGATCAGCTTGCCGTTAAGAATCAGTGAAGCACAGAAAAATCTTTTAGTACAAAGCGCGTTGGAACATTATTGGAGTTATGCTGGGGATTATAAATTCTTAACGAATAATTGTGCCTCTGAAACCGATCAACTGGTGCGGGCTGCCTTAACTAAAAATCATTCTTACCAAGATAGTTTTGCAGCAAGTCCAAAGGGAATGTACAAAAATCTAATTCGCTATGGCGTGGTTGATTCGCAATTAGTGATCGATCCTAAAGAGGCACAGCGAAAAGGTTACTTCTTTCCATCGCAAAAAGAATCTTTAGATCGTGCCTTCAGCAAAATGAATGATCACTTTTCTAACTACGCATCACTTGCCGAGTTCGCAGAATATTCATCAGCCTTAGAGCGAAGAAGTGTCTATGCAGAGCTAGAGTCTTTTGAAGAAATTGGACGCGCTTACTTGATCGAAAAATATGTGGCCTTGGTGCAGCAAAGAAAGCAGCAGAAATTAATCTCAACTAGTTTGCAAAATAACCAGGATCACTCTCTTTCAGAAGTGATTGACAAGCTTGTGGAAGCTTCACAAGATCGTCTGCCATGGCGTTTGGCCCATGGTGGTTACGGGGTTCCTTTGCAAACAGAAGTTCTTACTGATGAAGCAGTGGGATTGAAAGTGCAAGAGGGCAGAAAGTGGGGAGGTCAATATCAAGATCTTCTGCTTAAAAAATTCCCCGAGGTTGACGAAGAATTAAAAGGTATCAAACAGAATCTAGAATTATTAACAAACCGTAGGAGGTTATGA
- a CDS encoding SdiA-regulated domain-containing protein: MTHFLLVLVFLPLLLGFAPTSSLEGYSKVEKVIDLTEIGGNLSGITYNYDTQTYFLIQNNYGHIFEYDSSFSKPLRVIAMNNLEDKDTEDIVYLGQEQYAIASETNKILIVTIKAGQTEIDLDAAREDVQLFQLPEPNKKNLGLEGVCYSKRTNQFFAVQEDKPKRLFRFTKPHDNLDYRDANDLNFDEPFDAFNKSGFFDIFKSKMADLSSCLFDERTGHLILMSHESSRLMELDAKGSIVRTLDLSTVVPQYEGMTIGPQKELILVSEPNSIVIMK; this comes from the coding sequence ATGACACATTTTTTACTCGTTCTAGTATTCCTCCCACTTTTATTAGGCTTTGCTCCGACATCATCGTTAGAGGGTTACAGCAAAGTTGAAAAGGTCATTGATTTGACTGAAATCGGTGGCAACCTTTCAGGCATTACCTACAACTACGACACTCAAACTTATTTTTTAATTCAAAACAATTACGGACATATTTTTGAATATGACAGTTCGTTTTCAAAACCTTTGCGTGTCATCGCGATGAACAATCTTGAAGACAAAGACACTGAAGATATCGTTTACTTGGGGCAAGAACAGTATGCTATTGCATCTGAAACCAATAAGATTTTGATCGTAACTATCAAAGCAGGCCAAACTGAAATCGACTTGGATGCGGCTCGTGAAGACGTTCAACTTTTTCAACTTCCGGAACCAAACAAAAAAAATCTGGGCCTTGAAGGCGTTTGTTATTCAAAACGAACCAATCAATTTTTTGCCGTTCAAGAAGACAAACCAAAACGTCTATTCCGCTTCACAAAACCCCACGATAATTTAGACTACCGTGATGCTAACGATCTCAACTTTGATGAGCCTTTCGATGCGTTTAATAAATCTGGCTTCTTCGATATTTTTAAAAGTAAAATGGCAGATCTTTCTTCATGCCTGTTTGATGAGCGCACAGGGCACCTGATCCTTATGAGCCATGAATCGTCCCGCCTAATGGAATTAGATGCGAAGGGCTCTATTGTTAGAACTTTGGACCTTTCGACAGTGGTTCCCCAATATGAGGGAATGACCATTGGCCCCCAAAAAGAGCTGATCCTAGTCAGCGAGCCTAACAGCATCGTGATCATGAAATAG
- a CDS encoding pseudouridine synthase has product MELIYRDEYFIAVNKPSGFHVHPHENVQHRVSRDKICLYHARRMMKQHVYPVHRLDAATSGVLLFALSSESASRICKLFSERSPQKTYQAVVRGYVKESDKIDIPLELDSTGDLVEASTSYRRLGTKEFPIAVGKRFPTARYSLIEATPHTGRYHQIRRHFNRISHPLLGDAVHGDSHHNRFFRNEVGIEGLCLKALKLEFTHPWSGENVSITAPDCEKWNKIQDLFRV; this is encoded by the coding sequence ATGGAACTGATTTATCGGGATGAATACTTTATAGCTGTGAATAAACCATCGGGTTTTCACGTTCATCCCCATGAAAATGTTCAACATCGCGTTTCTCGCGACAAAATCTGCCTTTACCACGCTCGGCGCATGATGAAACAACATGTTTATCCTGTGCACCGGTTGGATGCCGCTACTAGCGGCGTCTTGCTTTTTGCACTGTCTTCCGAATCAGCAAGCCGTATCTGTAAACTATTTTCTGAGCGATCCCCGCAAAAAACCTATCAAGCCGTGGTTCGCGGGTATGTGAAGGAAAGTGATAAAATTGACATTCCTTTAGAGCTTGATTCCACGGGGGACCTGGTTGAAGCCAGTACCTCTTACCGCCGTTTAGGAACCAAAGAGTTCCCGATTGCCGTAGGGAAGCGTTTTCCGACGGCTCGCTATTCTTTAATTGAAGCCACCCCCCACACTGGCCGTTACCATCAGATCCGTCGCCACTTTAATCGTATCTCACACCCGCTTTTAGGGGATGCTGTTCATGGTGATTCCCACCACAATCGTTTCTTTAGAAACGAAGTAGGTATTGAAGGCCTTTGCCTAAAGGCGCTTAAGCTAGAATTCACCCATCCGTGGAGTGGCGAAAATGTCTCTATAACTGCTCCTGACTGTGAAAAATGGAATAAAATTCAAGATCTGTTCAGGGTTTGA
- a CDS encoding type 1 glutamine amidotransferase domain-containing protein: MPSRKVLFVLTSTNTLGTSGHKTGAYLSEITHPYEELTKAGYSIDMVSPQGGKVPLDGVKMDDPINATWMNDEEFLEKIEKTLKPAQVKAQDYSAIFFAGGHGTMFDFPENRDLQKITKDIYEANGIVAAVCHGPAGLVNIKLKDGDYLVSGHEVSSFTDEEEETVGMERIVPFLLETKLKERGAHHTSAPKFTCHVVKSGRLITGQNPASAQALGQALVEVLQFQEEGRSLPEQNWCDWKSSSQEHRGL, from the coding sequence ATGCCCAGTCGTAAGGTGCTTTTTGTCCTGACCAGTACCAATACCTTAGGAACTTCCGGTCATAAAACCGGCGCCTATCTTTCTGAAATCACCCATCCTTATGAAGAACTTACCAAAGCCGGATATTCTATCGATATGGTCAGTCCCCAAGGGGGAAAAGTTCCCTTAGACGGGGTGAAAATGGATGATCCCATTAACGCCACCTGGATGAATGATGAAGAGTTTTTAGAAAAAATCGAAAAAACTTTAAAGCCCGCGCAAGTTAAAGCACAAGATTATTCCGCTATATTTTTTGCTGGTGGCCACGGGACTATGTTTGATTTCCCAGAAAATAGAGACCTTCAAAAAATCACAAAAGATATTTATGAAGCCAACGGCATTGTCGCAGCTGTTTGTCATGGTCCTGCCGGACTAGTGAACATCAAGCTTAAAGACGGTGATTACCTCGTCAGCGGGCATGAGGTTTCGTCATTCACAGATGAAGAAGAAGAAACCGTAGGAATGGAACGAATAGTTCCGTTTCTATTAGAAACAAAACTAAAAGAACGGGGTGCCCACCATACGTCAGCGCCTAAATTCACTTGTCACGTCGTAAAAAGTGGCCGGTTGATCACCGGGCAAAATCCAGCTTCCGCGCAAGCATTAGGGCAGGCGCTGGTTGAAGTGTTACAGTTTCAAGAAGAAGGCCGCAGTCTGCCTGAACAAAATTGGTGTGATTGGAAAAGCTCTAGCCAAGAACATCGAGGTCTGTAG
- a CDS encoding class I SAM-dependent methyltransferase, with translation MSKEFKDLFSEKSNDYKNFRPTYPAQLFDYLAGLVHEHALAIDIGTGNGQAAMELTKHFNKVLATDPSAQQIAEASSHNKIKFEVGTAEQINAADNSADLITVAQAFHWFKHDLFFKEVQRVLKPEGILAIWVYGLCSITAEIDKPVLRLYEETLGAYWEPERRLLEENFKNIKFPFDEISSQSFLMEKNWSLDYFLGYLSTWSALKHYQKSTSHNPLTKLREELKKYWPEKEVLKIQWQIHPRLFRQR, from the coding sequence ATGAGCAAAGAATTTAAAGATCTCTTTTCTGAGAAATCAAATGACTATAAAAACTTTCGCCCAACATATCCTGCACAGCTTTTTGATTATTTGGCAGGTTTGGTTCACGAACATGCATTAGCCATTGATATCGGCACTGGTAACGGACAAGCCGCGATGGAATTAACAAAACATTTTAACAAAGTGTTGGCCACGGATCCTAGCGCTCAGCAAATTGCTGAAGCTTCTTCGCACAACAAAATTAAATTTGAAGTAGGAACTGCTGAACAAATAAATGCTGCTGATAACAGTGCTGACTTAATCACCGTCGCCCAAGCCTTTCACTGGTTTAAGCACGATCTTTTTTTTAAAGAAGTGCAAAGAGTTTTAAAACCCGAAGGCATTTTAGCTATCTGGGTTTATGGTTTATGTTCAATCACTGCCGAAATTGATAAACCTGTATTAAGACTTTACGAAGAAACCTTGGGCGCCTACTGGGAACCAGAACGCCGCTTGCTTGAAGAAAATTTTAAGAATATCAAATTTCCCTTTGATGAAATTTCATCGCAAAGTTTTTTGATGGAAAAAAACTGGAGCCTTGATTATTTTCTTGGTTACCTTTCTACCTGGTCGGCTTTGAAACATTATCAAAAATCAACGAGCCACAATCCCTTAACAAAGCTTCGCGAAGAACTAAAAAAATATTGGCCCGAAAAGGAAGTTCTTAAGATCCAGTGGCAGATCCATCCCCGCCTTTTCCGCCAGCGATAA
- a CDS encoding M1 family metallopeptidase: MSKSQAMHKLMIVVGLLLILLVTMQSHGAPMHHKMQVEVHPGLKMIKATVTVNFPKTTPRKLSFLIHKDLQITLTSKDDTLVLLHGPTTSAPYSEYGLALGSQDSAASFHYQGIIHDPVKQQKSDGLIDPEGAVLFGSSYWYPVFLDAPKSFDLTIQTPAEWRSLSQGQITSTEVRGNARITRFVEIYPQDEIYLVAGPLFSYETESKGGKKIQVLLRKDDPSLAQTFLSTVPAYIEEYSNLIGDYPYSSFAVVENFWETGYGMPSFTLLGPSVLRLPFILNSSLPHEVLHNWWGNSVYVDYDKGNWSEGLTTYMADYYQQEKLGKDKDYRRTVLTNYEDFVTANPERDFPLKDFKGRHNQSSQAVGYGKTMMIFHMLEKRFGKDLFLKSLQSFYKENLFTRATFAEIQTGFEKTTGQNLEVFFKQWLDQSGAPQIELNDVKVMRWLDGSYSSTYLISQTQKSIYDLQIPVVWTLENGELVKQLIQLNQASQIYSLVTKFRPTKISVDPEFNLFRKIYTEERPATLSAVFGSSDVHFYFDPSQKGVNDFIQVWQNSLEGKKHLHPVKDSFQIEKTGAIVFVGEKEAFQNFVKNELQGQNFELTHQTITVEGQKYNLSEASSVITQRLKQNSKQTLVWVRWSPDNNPAEWAQRLTHYGSFGLVIFRGRPAVLKSHWPTLNSPLQRELQKAL, encoded by the coding sequence ATGTCCAAGTCCCAAGCAATGCACAAGTTGATGATTGTTGTTGGTTTGCTATTGATTTTGCTCGTGACGATGCAATCCCACGGCGCTCCGATGCATCACAAGATGCAAGTGGAAGTTCATCCGGGTTTAAAGATGATCAAAGCCACGGTCACTGTGAACTTTCCGAAAACCACTCCGCGCAAACTAAGTTTTTTAATTCATAAAGATCTGCAAATTACTTTAACAAGCAAAGATGATACTTTGGTTTTACTGCATGGCCCAACCACAAGCGCGCCTTACTCTGAATATGGTTTGGCATTAGGAAGCCAAGATTCTGCAGCGAGTTTTCACTATCAGGGGATCATCCACGACCCGGTGAAACAACAAAAGTCTGACGGTTTGATTGATCCAGAGGGTGCAGTTTTATTCGGAAGTTCTTATTGGTATCCCGTATTTTTAGATGCTCCAAAAAGTTTTGATCTAACTATTCAAACGCCGGCAGAATGGCGTTCATTATCCCAGGGTCAAATCACTTCCACCGAAGTTCGCGGCAATGCTCGCATCACGCGTTTTGTTGAAATCTATCCCCAAGACGAAATCTATCTTGTGGCAGGTCCGTTATTTTCATATGAAACTGAATCTAAGGGTGGCAAAAAAATCCAAGTTTTACTTCGTAAGGATGATCCTTCACTAGCGCAGACTTTTCTTTCTACTGTCCCCGCTTATATCGAAGAGTATTCAAATCTGATTGGCGACTATCCGTATTCCAGTTTCGCTGTGGTAGAAAACTTTTGGGAGACGGGTTATGGAATGCCTAGCTTTACCCTCTTAGGTCCTTCGGTTTTGCGATTGCCGTTCATTTTAAACTCTTCCCTGCCCCATGAAGTTTTACACAACTGGTGGGGAAACAGTGTTTACGTTGATTATGACAAAGGCAACTGGAGCGAAGGGCTTACAACTTACATGGCTGATTATTATCAGCAAGAAAAGCTGGGTAAAGACAAAGACTACCGTCGCACCGTACTTACAAACTATGAAGATTTTGTGACAGCAAATCCAGAACGAGATTTCCCACTCAAAGATTTTAAAGGACGACACAACCAAAGTTCCCAGGCTGTGGGCTATGGCAAGACAATGATGATCTTTCACATGCTTGAAAAACGGTTCGGTAAAGATTTATTTTTAAAGTCCTTGCAAAGCTTTTATAAGGAAAATCTTTTTACCCGCGCCACGTTTGCTGAAATTCAAACAGGCTTTGAAAAAACCACGGGCCAAAACTTAGAAGTCTTCTTTAAACAGTGGCTTGATCAAAGTGGTGCGCCACAAATTGAACTGAATGATGTGAAAGTCATGCGGTGGTTGGATGGCTCTTACAGCAGCACGTATCTAATTTCTCAAACTCAGAAATCAATCTATGATTTACAGATCCCCGTGGTGTGGACTTTAGAAAATGGTGAACTGGTTAAACAGCTTATTCAATTAAACCAAGCCTCCCAAATCTATTCCTTAGTTACTAAGTTCCGCCCGACAAAAATTTCAGTAGATCCAGAATTTAATTTATTTAGAAAGATCTATACCGAAGAACGCCCAGCTACGTTATCAGCGGTTTTTGGAAGTTCGGACGTTCACTTTTATTTTGATCCTAGTCAAAAGGGTGTGAATGACTTTATCCAAGTATGGCAAAATTCTTTGGAAGGAAAAAAGCACCTTCATCCAGTGAAGGATTCGTTTCAGATTGAAAAAACGGGCGCCATCGTTTTTGTTGGCGAAAAAGAAGCTTTTCAAAATTTCGTGAAGAACGAACTGCAAGGTCAAAACTTTGAGCTGACCCATCAAACCATCACTGTTGAAGGTCAAAAATACAACCTTAGTGAAGCAAGTTCCGTAATCACCCAGCGCTTAAAACAAAACTCTAAGCAAACCCTGGTTTGGGTGCGCTGGAGCCCCGATAACAATCCCGCCGAATGGGCCCAGCGTTTGACCCATTACGGAAGTTTTGGTTTGGTGATTTTTAGAGGACGCCCTGCAGTTCTAAAAAGTCATTGGCCCACACTGAATTCACCTCTGCAACGAGAGCTGCAAAAAGCTTTGTAA
- a CDS encoding murein L,D-transpeptidase catalytic domain family protein gives MTIKLLSAIASLFFIAPAFAQNQAPPVDLTKYDYVDPKREIPTQALTKALTYYDVYYNRIANKNYLTVIDFTKTSDQKRMFIVDMKTGLVTRYLVAHGKGSDPKHSGMAKKFSNIEGSQMSSYGMYVTGPEYSGKHGRSMRLVGLEKSNDQAMSRAIVVHGAWYVDPQYKPLGRSQGCPAVEQKYINTVVSQLKGGSVYYIWAGQQ, from the coding sequence ATGACAATAAAGCTATTGTCAGCCATCGCTAGTTTATTCTTCATCGCCCCTGCATTCGCTCAGAACCAAGCGCCGCCGGTGGATCTTACTAAGTACGACTACGTAGATCCAAAAAGAGAAATTCCAACGCAAGCTTTGACCAAAGCTTTGACCTACTATGATGTGTATTACAATCGTATTGCCAATAAGAACTATCTTACGGTGATCGACTTTACTAAGACGTCAGATCAAAAGCGCATGTTCATTGTGGATATGAAAACAGGCTTAGTGACGCGTTACTTGGTTGCGCACGGCAAAGGCTCAGATCCAAAACACAGTGGGATGGCGAAAAAATTTTCTAATATCGAAGGTTCGCAAATGTCCTCTTATGGTATGTACGTGACTGGCCCGGAATACAGTGGTAAACACGGTCGCTCTATGCGCTTAGTGGGATTAGAAAAATCCAATGATCAAGCGATGAGTCGCGCGATCGTTGTGCATGGAGCCTGGTATGTAGACCCTCAGTATAAGCCCCTGGGTCGCAGTCAGGGCTGCCCCGCGGTGGAACAGAAATACATCAACACCGTCGTTAGCCAGCTTAAGGGCGGCAGCGTTTATTATATTTGGGCTGGGCAACAATAG
- a CDS encoding ABC-F family ATP-binding cassette domain-containing protein, giving the protein MISTSNVSLRFGGKKLFEDVNVKFTPGNCYGLIGANGAGKTTFLKVLSKEIEPNTGEVIIPGNLRLSVLKQDHYAFDEISVLKTVLMGNQRLFKVMEEKDALYAKPDFSEADGERASVLESEFAELNGWEAESEAGVMLAGLGIKDELHQKLMKELDPGDKVKVLLAQALFGQPDILLLDEPTNHLDIYAIQWLEEFLYNFQNTVIVVSHDRHFLNKVCTHMADIDFGKVTIYSGNYEFWRQSTELAQRLRSDQAKKNSDKAEELKSFIARFSANASKSRQASSRQKQLEKLDLGDLPVSTRRIPFVGFDPKREAGNDLLTVQGLSKTINGEVLLKNLSFTIKKGDKVALVGRNDVAKTVLLEILAGEMEPDSGSFAWGITTTRSYFPTDNSKYFDTDAGSLVEWLREYSDDKDESFLRGFLGKMLFSGEDALKKPRVLSGGEKVRCMLSKMMLSGANVLLLDGPTAHLDLESISAVNEGVKRFKGTVLFTSHDHEFVQTVANRIIEIDGGVKEDLSVTYDEYLELKKNQLEGAR; this is encoded by the coding sequence ATGATTAGCACTTCAAATGTCAGTTTAAGATTCGGTGGAAAAAAGCTATTTGAGGACGTAAATGTGAAGTTTACTCCGGGCAACTGTTATGGCCTTATTGGCGCTAACGGTGCTGGCAAAACCACTTTCCTAAAAGTTCTTTCAAAAGAAATCGAGCCTAATACCGGTGAAGTAATTATTCCCGGCAACTTACGCCTTTCCGTACTAAAACAAGATCACTATGCCTTTGACGAAATCTCGGTCCTAAAAACCGTGTTGATGGGTAATCAGCGCCTATTCAAAGTGATGGAAGAAAAAGATGCGCTTTACGCAAAGCCTGATTTTTCTGAAGCCGATGGTGAAAGAGCTTCTGTCTTAGAATCTGAATTTGCAGAGCTTAACGGCTGGGAAGCAGAATCCGAAGCAGGAGTCATGCTTGCAGGCCTTGGCATCAAAGATGAGCTTCATCAAAAATTAATGAAAGAATTAGATCCCGGCGACAAAGTGAAAGTACTTTTAGCCCAAGCCCTGTTTGGCCAACCCGATATCTTGTTACTGGATGAGCCAACGAATCACTTGGATATTTACGCAATCCAATGGCTTGAAGAATTTCTTTATAACTTTCAAAACACCGTTATCGTTGTATCCCATGATCGCCACTTCTTAAACAAAGTGTGCACTCACATGGCTGATATCGATTTTGGTAAAGTGACGATATATTCTGGAAACTATGAGTTCTGGCGTCAATCCACTGAACTTGCGCAGCGCTTACGTTCTGATCAAGCCAAGAAAAATTCAGATAAAGCGGAAGAGCTTAAAAGCTTCATTGCACGCTTCAGTGCCAATGCTTCTAAGTCTCGTCAGGCTTCTTCCCGTCAAAAACAGTTAGAAAAGCTAGATCTTGGCGATCTTCCAGTTTCAACTCGCCGTATTCCGTTTGTGGGTTTTGATCCAAAACGTGAAGCTGGTAACGATCTTTTGACCGTGCAAGGCCTTTCAAAAACCATCAATGGTGAAGTGCTATTAAAAAATCTTAGCTTCACAATTAAAAAAGGCGACAAAGTTGCTTTAGTGGGTCGTAACGACGTAGCTAAAACGGTGTTGCTTGAAATCCTAGCTGGCGAGATGGAACCAGACTCTGGAAGTTTCGCGTGGGGTATTACAACTACTCGCAGCTACTTCCCTACTGATAATTCAAAATACTTTGATACAGATGCGGGAAGTCTTGTGGAGTGGCTGCGTGAATATTCAGACGACAAAGATGAATCCTTCTTACGGGGCTTCTTAGGTAAAATGTTATTCAGTGGCGAAGACGCTTTAAAAAAGCCCCGCGTGCTATCAGGGGGCGAAAAGGTCCGCTGCATGCTTTCTAAAATGATGTTGTCTGGCGCTAACGTTTTGTTGTTAGACGGACCTACAGCGCATTTGGATTTAGAAAGTATTTCTGCTGTAAATGAAGGCGTGAAACGCTTTAAGGGAACAGTGCTATTTACTTCCCATGACCATGAGTTCGTACAAACCGTTGCCAATCGTATTATTGAAATTGATGGCGGCGTAAAAGAAGACCTTAGCGTTACTTATGATGAATACCTTGAACTTAAAAAGAATCAGCTAGAGGGAGCTCGCTAG
- a CDS encoding sigma-54 interaction domain-containing protein yields the protein MDSSQIIAHNGRFKDVLNVAKRVAASSANVLITGESGTGKEIVARYIHDLSPRSKDVFVPINCSAIPDQLLESELFGFARGAFTGAAVAKAGLFEEANGGTLFLDEIGDLDLHLQAKLLRVLQEKKVKRVGENHYRPLNIRILAATHNDLSEDVQHKKFREDLYFRLNVVPIAIPPLRERTEDIMPLAHYFLKKYSLKHHASEKRFADDVPAYLLSHSWLGNVRELENTIERSVVLSMSDVISVNDLDGGQRRFVNMESIFERICQKEGRLLSLEEVCNHYIEYALQVNNGAREKTAKDLGIDRKTLYRKIQCRVQ from the coding sequence ATGGATTCATCGCAAATTATCGCGCACAATGGACGCTTTAAAGATGTATTGAATGTGGCAAAACGAGTGGCCGCTAGTTCAGCCAATGTGTTAATTACCGGTGAAAGCGGCACAGGAAAAGAAATCGTTGCCCGCTACATTCATGATTTAAGCCCGCGCAGCAAAGATGTTTTTGTCCCAATCAATTGTTCTGCAATCCCTGATCAGTTGCTTGAATCAGAGCTTTTCGGTTTTGCTAGGGGTGCCTTTACCGGTGCCGCGGTCGCAAAAGCTGGGCTTTTTGAAGAAGCCAACGGTGGCACTTTGTTTTTGGATGAAATCGGCGACCTAGATTTACATCTGCAGGCAAAACTTTTAAGAGTGCTTCAGGAAAAAAAAGTGAAGCGTGTGGGGGAAAATCATTATCGCCCACTTAACATTCGCATTTTGGCTGCGACCCACAATGATTTAAGCGAAGATGTGCAGCACAAAAAATTTAGGGAAGACTTATATTTTAGACTCAATGTGGTTCCGATCGCGATCCCGCCATTAAGGGAGCGTACCGAAGACATCATGCCGTTAGCTCATTATTTTTTAAAAAAATATTCATTGAAGCATCATGCGAGCGAAAAAAGATTTGCGGATGATGTTCCGGCTTATTTGCTTTCTCATTCATGGTTAGGAAATGTGCGAGAGTTAGAAAATACCATTGAACGGTCTGTGGTTCTGTCGATGAGTGATGTTATCTCGGTCAATGACTTAGATGGTGGCCAACGAAGATTTGTGAATATGGAATCAATTTTTGAAAGAATCTGTCAAAAAGAAGGGCGACTGCTATCTTTAGAAGAAGTTTGTAATCACTATATCGAATACGCTTTGCAGGTTAATAACGGTGCCCGCGAAAAAACGGCAAAGGATCTTGGAATTGATCGCAAGACCCTTTATCGCAAAATTCAGTGCCGGGTTCAGTGA